In Actinotignum schaalii, the sequence TTTGCGTACCATATTCACTACCCTGCGTCGCTGCGCGGATAAAGACTACCGCTCCCAACTCGCCCAGGCGTGTTTCCAGCACGCCACAAAATCCGGGGATCTATCACTGGTGTTGTATGACGTGACTACCCTGTATTTCGAGGCTGAACGCGAGGACGAGGACGGGGACGCGAATGAGGGATTACGGAAAGTCGGGTACTCGAAAGAAAGACGTGTTGACCCTCAAATCGTGGTGGGTTTGCTGGTAGACCGTGGCGGGTTTCCTTTGGAGATCGGTTGTTTTGAGGGTAACAAAGCTGAAACTAAAACCATTCTCCCAGTCGTGAAAGGCTTTCAAGCCCGTCACGGGTTAGATAGTTTCGTGGTGGTAGCAGACGCGGGAATGCTCAGCGCCAACAACCTCAAGGAATTAGACGCAGCCGGGTTCAGGTTCATAGTCGGGGCCAGGCAAACCAAAGCACCCTACGATCTGGAATCCCATTTCCACTGGCATGGCGCGTCTTTTACTGACGGGCAGATTATCGACACGGTCACGCCCAGGCATGCCAATACGAAAGTCAATGACAAGTTGAAGGAAGGCGAGCCTGTGTGGGATGAGACTATGGTCAAGTCCTGGCGGGCTATCTGGCAGTACTCCGCAAGGCGAGCCCGCAGGGATGGGCTCACCCTGGAAGCCCAACGCCGGCGTGCTATGGAAGCGATAGAAGGCGTTAAGCCCGCGCGTAAACCCAGGTTCGTGAAAACCACTCGTAACGGTTGTAGTTTCGATGAGGTGGCCTTTGAACGCGCCCGGAGGCTAGAAGGATTGAAAGGCTATGTCACTAATATCCCGGCCATGGTGGCTCCGGCAACGCAAATCATTGATTCCTACCACGAATTGTGGCATGTAGAACAGTCTTTCCGTATGTCTAAATCGGATTTACGAGCCAGGCCGATATTCCACCGGAAGCGTGACGCAATTGAAGCGCACCTGACCGTGGTGATGGGTGCTTTGGCTATCTCCCGTTATCTCTACCAGAAAACCGGGGTCACGACTAAAAAACTCGTACGCCTGCTACGCCCGATCCAGGAACAAACCATCCTTTATCAAGGCCATGAAATCCGTTCCAGTGATCCCGTCCCGCCCCAAGCCCAAGAAATCCTAGACAGTCTGGGTCACTAAAGTTGCACGACTCAGGTGAGATGCGCTGGTGACCGGGCTCCCGTGGAGATCTGGTCCCGTGGAGAGCAGATTCCCGTAGAAATCAGCTTCCTCTCGGAGATCAGGTTCCCCGTGGAGATCCGGTGCCTAAGCGTTAGTAGTGTGCTCTTTGCCGTCGGCAATATCGGTGAGGGCAAAATGCTCGTAAATGCGCTGCTGTTGATCCTCGGTCAGGCCGTCCTCCACCGACCAGGCCGGAGCGCTGGCCACCGCTTCTGCGGAAACGGCGAGGATGAGCCTGCCGTCCACCAGGCGCGAACCGCGCAGCGGAACCAGGGCGGAGCGAAGATTAAATAATCCCCGTCCGATGAGGGCAAAGGTGGGTTGCCCGCTGGCATCATCGAGGAATACCTCGCGCACCGGCCCAATCTCCGCTTCAGAGCGGTCATAAGCGGTGGCATCCATAATGTCGCGGACGGTTACCTCAGCCATTTTTCCTCTTTCCCTAGCTTCGCTGCGCGGCTCACGTGCCCGCGCGGCTCACGTTCCTGCCTGGCCGTGCCTAGCAGGCCAGGTTTCTCACGAGCCTACTACTTGGTGGAGCGACCCGTTTCGTCTTCGATTTCGATCTGTTCCTTGGCCACATCTTCGGAAACCGTTTCGGTATCCCGCACGACATCCTTATGGAGAGAAACGCGCTCGACGGGTACGGTTTCTTTCTCCACATTCACGCGCTCTTCATGAAGGGTGACAGCGGCACCCCCTTCAGAAATCTCACCAACGTACTCTTCACCTTCCTTGACAGGGGTGCGTTCCACCCGCACTTCTTCGCGAGTCACGGGCACCTCCACCGTTTCGGTGTCATGCACAACGTACTTATGCAGCCGCACGGTACCGGTCGCCACATTGTCCTTAGAAACATTGAGGCGCTCCTCGGAACGAACCACGGAATTATCATCCGCGTCAGTTACCGGGGCGGGATGCTCGGCCGCAGTGCGAGGCTCACCGGTACCTACCGGCGGAACCTCGGTGGCGTAGCGGTCGCCTTCGTGAGCATCCGTGAGATGGTAGTGGGCGAGCAGGCGGTCCTGCTCTTCGGGGGTGATGCCCTGTTCCACATCGAAATCAGGGGCATCCTTAATTGCATCCTTGACGAAAGCCAGGTGGAGTTCTTCACCCTCGAGGTGCGAACCGCGCAGCGGAACGAGGCTGGAGGACATACCGAAGAGCCCGTGGCCCACTTCCACGAAAAAGGGTTGGCCCGTTTCGGCGTCAAGGAATACCTCCTTCACTCCGCCGAGCTTATCGTTATGGGAATCAAATGCGGTGGCGTTCAGGAGATCCTGAACATTCTTGTTCTCGGCCATATGTGGTGTGCCTTCCTGATAGAAAATGTAGAACCGAGGCCAGGTAGCCGAAGCTAACTGCTCACGTGTGGTGGTGACACCTACTTCCCAGCCACGGCCGGAGAGCATGGCCCCACGCGGCGTGGGCGGTGCGGGAAGAACGCAATTTGCCTGGGAACTCTGGCGAGTTCATTTGTAGCCTACCGTGATGCAGGTCATATAGCTGGGTGTTTAGCTCACGGAATAACTCTCGCTCCTGGCTGTGCGGTACCCTCATCCATGACGCAGGACGGGAAGAAGGGAAGCGTATGGCGGAGAATGCCGCATGGCCGGCGATTCAGCTGGGGGACCTGACTCTGGCTACGCCGGTGATGCTCGCGCCGATGGCCGGAGTGACCAACCCACCTTTCCGCCAGCTCTGCCGTGAAGAAGCCGAAGCGGGAATCCGGTGCGCGATGAGCGCGAAAGACGCGACAGCCGCGAAAGATGCTCCGGGCGCGCCCGCCAGCAGTGCACCGGATACGCCCTCCCCAGAACCCCACGCGCCCGGCTCCTACGCCCCGGCCGGGCTGTGGGTCTGCGAAATGATTACCTCCCGGGCGCTGCTGGAACGCACCCCGGAAACCATGACGATGATCCAGCCCGATCCGAGCGATCCGGTGCGATCCATCCAGCTCTACGGGGTGGAACCGAAAGTGGTAGCCGCGGCGGTGCGGCTCCTCATCGATGAAAACCGCGCGGACCACATCGATATTAACTTCGGCTGCCCGGCCCCCAAAGTTACCCGCAAAGGCGGGGGCTCGGCCCTGCCGTGGAAACTGGATTTATACGAGGACCTGGTGCGCCAGGCCACCGCAGCAGCGAGCGCCGCGAATCGCGGGCGCGCTCACGCCGTACCGATCACGGTGAAATTCCGGATCGGGATTGACGCCGCCCACGAAACTTTCCGGGATGTGGCCCGCATTTCCGAAGACTACGGGGTTGCCGGGCTCACCTTGCACGCGCGCACCACCGCGCAGCATTACGCCGGTCACGCGAACTGGGATTTTATTGCGGAGCTCGTAGACTCCACGGACCTGCCCGTTTTTGGTAACGGTGATGTTTTCGACGCCGCAGATGCCGCCGCGCTGCGCGCCCATACCGGCTGCGCCGGGGTAGCTGTCGGGCGTGGATGCCAGGGCCGGCCCTGGATTTTCTATGATCTGGCTGCCCTCATGCACGGGGCCAGCGCCCAGCGTCGCCCCACGCTGCGCGAAGTCGCCGCGATAATCGAGCGCCACGCTCGCCTTTCAGTGGAGCATTTCGGAAGCGAAAATAAGGCGATGCGGGAGCTGCGCAAGCACATCACCTGGTATCTCAAGGGCTTCGCGGTGGGCGGGGAAACCCGCCACTCGCTGGGGCTGGTCTCCACCCTGGAGGAACTCCATGAACGCCTCCAGGCCCTGGACTTGGATCAGCCTTATCCGGCGGCCGCAGAAGGTAAACGCGGGCGCGCCGGCGGGGAAAAGCGCCCGCACCTACCCGATGGCTGGCTCGATTCGCGCGAGCTTACCGCGGAGCAAGCCGCCCGAATCCACGAAGCCGAACTCGATATTTCCGGCGGCTAAACCAGCTACAGTGCGGCGCTTGCCTCGGGCCCGGCGCCCCGCACGTCACGACCGCACCGCTCGCCGCCACCGCACCGCCCGCGGGCTTGGTACCCTCTAGCTGTGACGGATTTATTTGGGGCGGCCGAAGTTTACGGGCCGGATGACCGCGAACGCTGGGTGCATGAACCACCCAAATCCCGTTCGCGTACCGATTTTGAACGCGACCGGGCACGGGTGCTGCATTCTTCGGCGCTGCGCCGCCTGGGCGCGAAAACCCAGGTCCTCGGGCCCGAATCGGATGATTTTGTGCGCACCCGCCTCACCCACTCGCTCGAAGTGGCCCAAATCGGGCGCTCGCTGGCAAAAAACTTCGGCTGCGACCCGGATATTGTGGAAACCGCGTGCCTGTGCCATGACCTCGGGCACCCGCCTTTCGGGCATAACGGGGAGCGGGCCCTCGCGGAAGTGGGGGAGGAGATCGGCGGCTTCGAAGGCAATGCCCAAACCCTGCGCATCCTCACCCGCCTGGAACCAAAACGCACCACTCGCACCGGGCGCCCGGCCGGCCTCAACCTCACCCGCGCCACCCTGGATGCGGTGATCAAATACCCGTGGGGTAATAACGAAGGCCCAGGTGGCACCCCGAAATTCAATTACTACCGCGATGACGCTGATGTTTTCGAGTGGATCCACGGCGAGCACGGCCACAACCGCTGCGTTGAAGCCCAAATCATGGATTTGGCCGATGATATTGCCTATAGCGTCCACGATGTGGAGGATGCTATCGCCCGCGGATTCTTTGACCCATCCTGCCTGACCGACCCCGGGGAGCGCCAGAAAGTCGTGGCCGATACCCTCGCCTGGTACGGTGAACCGAGCGCGGGGGAGCTTTCCGATGCCCTCGACCGGCTGCTGCGCGAAGAAGCCTGGCCGGTGCACTTCGGTGGCAACTACCGTGATTTTGCCCGCATGAAGGACCTCACTTCCGACCTCATCGGTCGTTTTGTTTCCGCCGTATGCCAGGCAACCTGGGCGCAGTCCGGGCACGGCAAATTGGTGCGCTACAACGGTAACGTCGTCGTACCACCGGAAACTTTTGCCGAAATCACGGTTCTGAAAGGCATCGCGGTCGCTTATGTTATGGCGCCGCGCGAACACGAACCGCATTACGTGGAGCAGCGGGCCATTATTTTCGACCTCGTCGAGGCGCTGTTGGAAAAACCGGAGGAATTGGAGCCGCACCTGGCGGAATTGTGGGCGAGTAGCGATAAGGACGCGCGGCTGCGTTTGGTGATTGACCAGGTTGCTTCGCTCACCGATCTTTCGGCGCGGCAGTGGCACGCGCACCTGTGCGGGATGCTGCGGCACTGATATTCCGGCACTGATGTTCCGGCGCCCGCGGCCTCGGCGTGCGCTGCGGTTCGCGCGTGCGGAACGCAGTGGACGCGTGAAACGGTTCGCGTGTGTGGAACGCGTTGGGCGCGGGAAACGGTTCGCGCGTGCGCTGCGCGGCGGGCTCGCTTAGACTAGGCGGCATGGCCGGGCTCATCAAAAGGGAAGACATCGATCGGGTGCGCGCCGCGGTGCGGATCGACGACGTCGCCTCCCAGTACGTGGCCCTGCGCCCCGGTGGGGTGGACTCCCTCAAAGGCCTGTGCCCCTTCCATGACGAGAAAACTCCATCCTTCCACGTGCGCCCGAACCTGGGGCGCTGGCATTGCTTCGGCTGCGGGGAAGGCGGCGACGTTTTCGCTTTCGTGCAGCGGGCCGAAAATATTGACTTTGTGGAGGCGGTCGAGCTGCTGGCGCGGCGCGCCGGAATCGAGCTGCATTACGAGGGCGCGCGCGAGCGTAAGCCGGGGGAGCCGTCCAAGCGGCGCCTCATCGATGCGCACCGGGTTGCCGTGCAGTTCTATCGGGCTCAATTCGATACCCCGG encodes:
- a CDS encoding YsnF/AvaK domain-containing protein, whose translation is MAENKNVQDLLNATAFDSHNDKLGGVKEVFLDAETGQPFFVEVGHGLFGMSSSLVPLRGSHLEGEELHLAFVKDAIKDAPDFDVEQGITPEEQDRLLAHYHLTDAHEGDRYATEVPPVGTGEPRTAAEHPAPVTDADDNSVVRSEERLNVSKDNVATGTVRLHKYVVHDTETVEVPVTREEVRVERTPVKEGEEYVGEISEGGAAVTLHEERVNVEKETVPVERVSLHKDVVRDTETVSEDVAKEQIEIEDETGRSTK
- a CDS encoding deoxyguanosinetriphosphate triphosphohydrolase, translating into MTDLFGAAEVYGPDDRERWVHEPPKSRSRTDFERDRARVLHSSALRRLGAKTQVLGPESDDFVRTRLTHSLEVAQIGRSLAKNFGCDPDIVETACLCHDLGHPPFGHNGERALAEVGEEIGGFEGNAQTLRILTRLEPKRTTRTGRPAGLNLTRATLDAVIKYPWGNNEGPGGTPKFNYYRDDADVFEWIHGEHGHNRCVEAQIMDLADDIAYSVHDVEDAIARGFFDPSCLTDPGERQKVVADTLAWYGEPSAGELSDALDRLLREEAWPVHFGGNYRDFARMKDLTSDLIGRFVSAVCQATWAQSGHGKLVRYNGNVVVPPETFAEITVLKGIAVAYVMAPREHEPHYVEQRAIIFDLVEALLEKPEELEPHLAELWASSDKDARLRLVIDQVASLTDLSARQWHAHLCGMLRH
- a CDS encoding PRC-barrel domain-containing protein, with product MAEVTVRDIMDATAYDRSEAEIGPVREVFLDDASGQPTFALIGRGLFNLRSALVPLRGSRLVDGRLILAVSAEAVASAPAWSVEDGLTEDQQQRIYEHFALTDIADGKEHTTNA
- the dusB gene encoding tRNA dihydrouridine synthase DusB, with the translated sequence MAENAAWPAIQLGDLTLATPVMLAPMAGVTNPPFRQLCREEAEAGIRCAMSAKDATAAKDAPGAPASSAPDTPSPEPHAPGSYAPAGLWVCEMITSRALLERTPETMTMIQPDPSDPVRSIQLYGVEPKVVAAAVRLLIDENRADHIDINFGCPAPKVTRKGGGSALPWKLDLYEDLVRQATAAASAANRGRAHAVPITVKFRIGIDAAHETFRDVARISEDYGVAGLTLHARTTAQHYAGHANWDFIAELVDSTDLPVFGNGDVFDAADAAALRAHTGCAGVAVGRGCQGRPWIFYDLAALMHGASAQRRPTLREVAAIIERHARLSVEHFGSENKAMRELRKHITWYLKGFAVGGETRHSLGLVSTLEELHERLQALDLDQPYPAAAEGKRGRAGGEKRPHLPDGWLDSRELTAEQAARIHEAELDISGG
- a CDS encoding IS1634 family transposase → MAPFLRKVRTASGATAVQIVEKQGRVNRVIKHLGSAHDEATLAALLEKGRQELSPGQLKLDLFDSGSPGSPRASTLAKRSTLLWQVLQDAYRVVGFDQAIRDNVFEQLVLARIVEPASKADTIRILDELGVEHASLRTIFTTLRRCADKDYRSQLAQACFQHATKSGDLSLVLYDVTTLYFEAEREDEDGDANEGLRKVGYSKERRVDPQIVVGLLVDRGGFPLEIGCFEGNKAETKTILPVVKGFQARHGLDSFVVVADAGMLSANNLKELDAAGFRFIVGARQTKAPYDLESHFHWHGASFTDGQIIDTVTPRHANTKVNDKLKEGEPVWDETMVKSWRAIWQYSARRARRDGLTLEAQRRRAMEAIEGVKPARKPRFVKTTRNGCSFDEVAFERARRLEGLKGYVTNIPAMVAPATQIIDSYHELWHVEQSFRMSKSDLRARPIFHRKRDAIEAHLTVVMGALAISRYLYQKTGVTTKKLVRLLRPIQEQTILYQGHEIRSSDPVPPQAQEILDSLGH